The following is a genomic window from Equus asinus isolate D_3611 breed Donkey chromosome 3, EquAss-T2T_v2, whole genome shotgun sequence.
ACCAGAGAACTATCGATTTGGCCAACTGGCAAATAAACATTTCAGATTTCCGTTGTGTGCTCTAATTTGTTTCGTTTTTCTTTAGATGGTCAAACTCACCTTAATTACCCTTGAAATTTTCCCCTAATATTCTTGTATACCACTCCTAGtggtaatttttttcaaactaaatGATGCTCCAGGTTCTAGTTGAATGTTGAAACCTTAcgcagccattaaaaattatgttttggcAGAGTTTGAAGAACACAGAGGAGTGCTTATGAAATGACGGAAAGCGACACGATGTAAATTTGTTGGAAGCCAAGCTCCagccctccccccaaaaaaatcaattataaaaaatgggaaaaaattaatatatattaattgtgGCTATCACTTGGTAGAATTAGGAAtgatttctcttcttcattttccaTAAAATTTACTTGAGAATTTTCATagtccaaaaatgaaataaacttcattttttaaaaagccagtcaGAGCCTTTCTTTACAAAAGCACAGTATGAAGATACTAGTGATGATCTTAGtgtataatttaaaatcatttccaCAGAGCTCTGTGCCGTATGAGTGAAGGCAACACAGTGTAGACCTGCACTGtgatatgtggctatttaaagttaagtaaaatgaaaaactcagtgCATCAGTCACACTAGCCCCATTTCATATGCTCAGTAGCCACACGAGGCTAGTGACAGcttttccatcatcacagaaagttctgttgcaCAGCACTGGTTtagaagaaagaacacagaatCTGGAGCCAGACGACTTGGAATCAAGTCTTGATACGAGCTGATACTTGCTGTATGAAATGGGCAATTTACtcgacctctctgagcctatttCCCCATAAACATACTGGAAGTAATGATACTATCACTTACTATGTTAAGGAGATTAAGAAGATCAAATAAGAAAATGCACATGACAGTTTTCTGAAAACTACAGTATGGTTTACCAGGTAATTGCTGCTTCACAAGTCCCTCAGTTTGAACTTAATCTAGCTCTTTGTGGACTGATTCTCAATCCATGAATGGTTCATACCAAGAATTTGACTGAATGACACCATAAAAATCAGACTTAGCAGCTCTTACCACAGTTCCCAGGCCAAGTCCTCTGCAATATCGAtgttccatttcttcctggtaAAAAGCTTCAGCACACAGCTCTGTTATCTGTCCTGTATAATAACACCTCCTCAAAGTTTTCCTTAGCAATATAAATACACTGCTTTGTTTCCATTCCTAAATGAAAAAGGCTGTCCATtcctaaatgaaaaagaaagcaaagaaagacgCGATGTGTGCCAAAGAAATAAATGGGGTAAAATGCTATAACTAAAAGGACATCCATCTGAGTTGACAGTGCAGGAATTAGGCAAAACATGTTGCCATTCGCTGCAAGAACGTGAGGTTTTCACTGGCAATTACAGCAGGTTCTCTAGTTCAGAGCTGTTGGGGTACTGATTAAGCGGAAGTACTTGctcattctgatttttttttccccgagTCACTTCTGGTTTTTCCTGCAAAACAACTTGACTAATTTAGACTGTTTTAGAGCTGCTGCTTTTCCAGAGCGGTCTCCATCTTATTTCTCATTTAACCACCTGATGGTTAAGCGCCAGTCttgtgtctttaaaaaaagaaacagagggagCTGGGGGAGTCAAGTGCTGGCTCCGCTCGGGGCAGATTCCACACTCACTCTCCCTTCTGCCTCCCCCAGGTTTCCGCCAGCCGTGGATGCCTTTGACATTATGACCGCAGAGGATTCCACCGCAGCCATGAGCAGCGACTCCGCCGCCGCGTCCTCGGCCAAGGTGCCCGAGGGCGTGGCGGGCGCGCCCAACGAGGCGGCGCTGCTGGCGCTGCTGGAGCGCACGGGCTACAGCATGGTGCAGGAGAACGGGCAGCGCAAGTACGGCGGCCCGCCGCCCGGCTGGGAGGGCCCGCACCCGCAGCGCGGCTGCGAGGTCTTCGTGGGCAAGATCCCGCGCGACGTCTACGAGGACGAGCTGGTGCCCGTGTTCGAGGCGGTGGGCCGCATCTACGAGCTGCGCCTCATGATGGACTTCGACGGCAAGAACCGCGGCTACGCCTTCGTCATGTACTGCCACAAGAACGAGGCCAAGCGCGCCGTGCGCGAGCTCAACAACTACGAGATCCGCCCGGGCCGCCTGCTGGGCGTGTGCTGCAGCGTGGACAACTGCCGCCTCTTCATCGGAGGCATCCCCAAGATGAAGAAGCGCGAGGAGATCCTGGAGGAGATCGCCAAGGTCACCGAGGGCGTGCTCGACGTGATCGTCTACGCCAGCGCTGCCGACAAGATGAAGAACCGCGGCTTCGCCTTCGTGGAGTACGAGAGCCACCGCGCCGCCGCCATGGCGCGCCGCAAGCTCATGCCTGGCCGCATCCAGCTGTGGGGCCACCAGATCGCCGTGGACTGGGCCGAGCCCGAGATCGACGTGGACGAGGACGTGATGGAGACCGTGAAGATCCTCTACGTGAGGAACCTCATGATCGAGACCACGGAGGACACCATCAAGAAGAGCTTCGGCCAGTTCAACCCGGGCTGCGTGGAGCGCGTCAAGAAGATCCGCGACTACGCCTTCGTGCACTTCACCAGCCGCGAGGACGCCGTGCACGCCATGAACAACCTCAACGGCACCGAGCTGGAGGGCTCGTGCCTCGAGGTGACGCTGGCCAAGCCCGTGGACAAGGAGCAATACTCCCGCTACCagaaggcggccaagggcggtGGCgcggccgaggcggcggcggTGCAGCAGCCCAGCTATGTGTACTCCTGCGACCCCTACACGCTGGCCTACTACGGCTACCCCTATAACGCACTCATCGGGCCCAACAGGGACTACTTCGTGAAAGGTTAGTGGGGGCTATTCTCTGGGTAGGCCCCCGAGAGCTGCATCTACTAGGCCGATGATGTCGTGGGTGTTGTGGATGTAATTTACTGAGCTGGTGGACTTCGACCCTCCTACCCACCCTCATTTGGGTGTCGGTGCTCGGTTCTGTTCTTTGCTGGTGCTAAAGGCATTCACTTCTATAGCATTGAGAGAAATGTAGATCGTTCGTGTGTATGGGGTGACTGGTAAACCGTTGAGGCATGCAAGCTCTTCTTGCATACTGCCTTTCCAGGGCCTACCCAATTTGGGGCTAGTCTGCCAGTCTCTAGGTACTTAGGTTAAAACCTACTTGTGAAATTAAATCTTAAGAATGTTGGGCAGAAAGGGGcgcagtgttttgttttgtttttttaaatcattggcTACAGTATGATGCAACCAGGTATCATATTGGGAAATAAAAATACCTAGGTTCTGGATCCTACTCTGATTGACTGGCTCTGTGACTTTAGTTAGTCCCTTTAACCTCCCTAGGCCTGTTTTCTCACGCATGCAATGAGGAAGGTGAACCAGCAGATCCCCTTCCAGACCTAGCCTTTTTATGGTCTGAGTGTTGtggggttttgtttcttttttttgttaaagttGCAGTTGCAATCCTAGAAACTCACCCACAAGTTCATCTTTTGCATTTAGCAGACATACCTACGAGGTGAATCTAGGCTGGAACAGAATGTTTGGAGCATCTTACCAGCTCCCAGAAGAGCAAAGATGTAGCCACCTGCAACTTAGACTCAGGGCAAACATCTAAATGCCAAACCCCTTGAGTTAAGGTCAGCCTCCTGTACTGTCACTGTTGGTTGCTCATCATTTTTTGTGTTCTTATCATAAGCAGGCAGCATAAGAGGCCGGGGTCGAGGAGCAGCTGGCAACAgagccccagggcccaggggtTCTTACCTCGGGGGATATTCTGCTGGCCGTGGTATATATAGCCGATATCatgaagggaaaggaaagcagcaagaaaaaggaTATGAACTTGTACCAAATTTGGAAATCTCTGCCGTCAATCCAGTTGCCATTAAGCCTGGTACAGGTCAGTATAAACCAGAGTGAGAATGCATCCATTCAGCCAAAACCCCAACTCTCTCTTTGAAGTGACCCCAAGCCTTCCTTGGGCTCTTTCATCTGCACATGGGTTCCCCTTCTCATAGGCAGCCAGGGTTTAGGCAAAGAATGTGGCTTCCTGAGTCTCTTATCTGGAACTTAAGGGGATGGTCTAGCTCTGACCATGTTCAAGTCGAACTTTCCAGTAGTGGGTTTTTCAAATGGGTGCTGCTAGTTGTTAGGCTTTTTCTCAATCTGCGACGTAGTAGGCATGGTTTTGGGGATGTAG
Proteins encoded in this region:
- the RBM47 gene encoding RNA-binding protein 47 isoform X1 yields the protein MTAEDSTAAMSSDSAAASSAKVPEGVAGAPNEAALLALLERTGYSMVQENGQRKYGGPPPGWEGPHPQRGCEVFVGKIPRDVYEDELVPVFEAVGRIYELRLMMDFDGKNRGYAFVMYCHKNEAKRAVRELNNYEIRPGRLLGVCCSVDNCRLFIGGIPKMKKREEILEEIAKVTEGVLDVIVYASAADKMKNRGFAFVEYESHRAAAMARRKLMPGRIQLWGHQIAVDWAEPEIDVDEDVMETVKILYVRNLMIETTEDTIKKSFGQFNPGCVERVKKIRDYAFVHFTSREDAVHAMNNLNGTELEGSCLEVTLAKPVDKEQYSRYQKAAKGGGAAEAAAVQQPSYVYSCDPYTLAYYGYPYNALIGPNRDYFVKAGSIRGRGRGAAGNRAPGPRGSYLGGYSAGRGIYSRYHEGKGKQQEKGYELVPNLEISAVNPVAIKPGTVAIPAIGAQYSMFQAAPAPKMIEDGKIHTMEHMISPIAVQPDPASAAVAAAAAAAVIPAVSTPPPFQGRPITPVYTVAPNVQRIPTAGIYGASYVPFAAPATATIATLQKNAAAAAAVYGGYAGYIPQAFPAAAIQVPIHDVYQTY
- the RBM47 gene encoding RNA-binding protein 47 isoform X2, with translation MTAEDSTAAMSSDSAAASSAKVPEGVAGAPNEAALLALLERTGYSMVQENGQRKYGGPPPGWEGPHPQRGCEVFVGKIPRDVYEDELVPVFEAVGRIYELRLMMDFDGKNRGYAFVMYCHKNEAKRAVRELNNYEIRPGRLLGVCCSVDNCRLFIGGIPKMKKREEILEEIAKVTEGVLDVIVYASAADKMKNRGFAFVEYESHRAAAMARRKLMPGRIQLWGHQIAVDWAEPEIDVDEDVMETVKILYVRNLMIETTEDTIKKSFGQFNPGCVERVKKIRDYAFVHFTSREDAVHAMNNLNGTELEGSCLEVTLAKPVDKEQYSRYQKAAKGGGAAEAAAVQQPSYVYSCDPYTLAYYGYPYNALIGPNRDYFVKGSIRGRGRGAAGNRAPGPRGSYLGGYSAGRGIYSRYHEGKGKQQEKGYELVPNLEISAVNPVAIKPGTVAIPAIGAQYSMFQAAPAPKMIEDGKIHTMEHMISPIAVQPDPASAAVAAAAAAAVIPAVSTPPPFQGRPITPVYTVAPNVQRIPTAGIYGASYVPFAAPATATIATLQKNAAAAAAVYGGYAGYIPQAFPAAAIQVPIHDVYQTY